A section of the Salmo salar chromosome ssa05, Ssal_v3.1, whole genome shotgun sequence genome encodes:
- the LOC106605120 gene encoding 28S ribosomal protein S15, mitochondrial produces MLSSIALRSALKSTSVVLRECGVLSRLKGTCASLPLKHRTSTSVITGPSHSNNETVLTGIGSFTIQPVRNYTRAIRKKKPVMQSQLSDLPPTMLKMEYAAVPIAQTADDLVKRLLTLELASHREKLRLKTEQLIAKVRRDEADRSSTEVKVAILTSKIRNYQEHLHKHTKDKANKRWMLMAIDRRKKLLKHLRVTRYDAFEHVCQQLGITYTFPPEYYRHATRRWLAKKALCIKVFKEVQKQKLEQRKKIKQTPLPKLAEPAKTAATGTQ; encoded by the exons ATGTTATCAAGTATAGCTTTAAGAAGCGCTCTTAAATCGACATCTGTCGTTCTGCGAGAATGTGGCGTTTTATCCAGGCTGAAAGGAACCTGTGCGTCTCTCCCATTGAAACATCGGACGTCAACCTCTGTCATCACAGGGCCCTCACACAGCAACAATGAGACTGTATTGacag GTATTGGGAGTTTCACCATTCAGCCTGTGAGAAACTATACCCGTGCCATAAGAAAGAAGAAGCCAG TGATGCAAAGTCAGTTGAGTGATCTTCCTCCGACAATGCTGAAAATGGAATATGCCGCTGTTCCAATCGCTCAAAC CGCTGATGACCTGGTCAAAAGACTTCTGACACTGGAACTAGCAAGCCAT CGCGAGAAGTTGAGATTGAAAACGGAGCAGCTGATTGCAAAAGTCCGGAGGGATGAAGCTGACCGCAGCTCTACAGAAGTCAAGG TGGCCATTTTGACCTCCAAAATCCGAAACTACCAGGAGCACCTGCACAAACATACTAAG GACAAAGCGAACAAGCGATGGATGCTCATGGCCATTGACCGCAGGAAGAAGCTGCTCAAGCACCTCAGGGTGACGCGCTACGACGCCTTTGAACATGTCTGCCAGCAGCTGGGCATCACCTACACTTTCCCCCCGGAGTACTACAGACATGCCACCCGACGCTGGCTGGCCAAGAAGGCCCTGTGCATAAAG GTATTCAAAGAGGTGCAGAAACAGAAACTGGAGCAAAGGAAGAAAATTAAGCAGACCCCCCTCCCCAAACTGGCAGAAccagccaagacagcagctacagGAACCCAATAA
- the LOC106605121 gene encoding protein OSCP1 isoform X2, producing the protein MSSRTLPLLFINLGGEMLYILDQRLSAQNIPADKAKKVMNDIITTMFNKKFLEELFKPQELYSKKTLRTVFDRLAHASIMRLNQASMDKLYDLMTMAFKYQVLLCPRAKDILLVSFNHMDAIKDFVKDTPSILSQVDETYRQLIEMYTPLSSGEFQLIRQTLLIFFQDMHIRVSIFLKDKVQNSNGRFVLPISGPVPHGTHIPGLIRMFSCNGEEVKRLQFRNGGNYTGVLREGSFEMFGERVIKLGTNMYSVSRPVETHMSGASKNSAQQKSINTAPNPLAKEELNMLARLMGGMEVQKPGNADSGFRVNLFATDEEEEEALISRPDEFSYDVIKIQATKNHEANAELVKIMGDFTEEADEPCPLSASSKGNDLLAMMDGL; encoded by the exons ATGTCTTCGAGGACGCTACCCCTGCTTTTTATTAATCTCGGTGGAGAAATGCTCTACATTTTGGATCAACGCCTAAGCGCTCAGAATATTCCAGCTGACAAAGCCAAGAAAG TTATGaatgacatcatcaccaccatgttCAATAAAAAGTTTTTGGAGGAGCTGTTCAAGCCACAGGAGCTGTACTCCAAGAAGACCCTCCGGACCGTGTTTGACCGACTGGCCCATGCCTCCATCATGAGACTCAACCAGGCCAGCATGGACAAG CTGTATGACTTGATGACCATGGCCTTCAAGTACCAGGTGCTCCTCTGCCCGCGGGCCAAAGATATCCTCCTTGTGTCCTTCAACCATATGGATGCCATCAAGGATTTTGTGAAGGACACCCCAAGCATTCTCAGCCAGGTTGACGAGACATACAGACAGCTCATAGAG ATGTACACACCCTTGTCTAGTGGCGAATTTCAGCTCATCCGGCAAACGCTCCTCATCTTCTTTCAAGACATGCACATAAGG GTGTCCATCTTCCTCAAAGACAAAGTGCAGAATTCCAACGGACGTTTTGTCCTCCCGATCTCGGGTCCTGTGCCCCACGGAACACACATCCCAGGACTTATCAG AATGTTCAGCTGCAATGGCGAAGAGGTGAAGAGACTGCAGTTCCGTAACGGTGGGAACTACACCGGTGTTCTCCGCGAGGGCTCCTTTGAGATGTTTGGAGAGAGGGTCATCAAGCTGGGCACTAACAT GTACAGTGTAAGCCGTCCGGTAGAAACACACATGTCAGGGGCATCCAAAAACTCTGCACAGCAAAAGTCG ATCAACACAGCTCCAAACCCCCTGGCCAAAGAGGAGCTGAACATGTTGGCCAGGTTAATGGGGGGTATGGAAGTCCAGAAACCAGGAAATGCAGACAGTGGCTTCCGAGTCAACCTCTTTGCCACAGATGAGGAAGAAGA ggaGGCCTTGATATCGAGACCAGACGAGTTTTCATATGACGTCATAAAAATCCAAGCGACTAAG AACCATGAAGCCAATGCAGAGCTGGTCAAGATCATGGGGGACTTCACGGAGGAGGCTGATGAGCCGTGCCCATTGAGTGCCAGCAGTAAAGGGAATGACCTTCTTGCCATGATGGACGGGCTGTGA
- the LOC106605178 gene encoding cornifelin: protein MSNPVITHQPGAGSYGTNVQTGKWSTGLCSCCSDILVCALGFICPLALGCYTANKYGENACLACVPGGMTAMRTHMRLTYGIQGTICNDALMTCCCGFFEMCRMAREIRIRNGDV, encoded by the exons ATGTCGAACCCAGTCATCACCCACCAGCCAGGAGCAGGCTCTTATGGGACAAATGTGCAGACGGGCAAGTGGAGCACTGGGCTGTGCTCCTGCTGCAGTGACATCCTAGTCT GTGCCTTGGGCTTCATCTGCCCACTAGCATTGGGTTGCTACACAGCTAACAAGTATGGTGAGAACGCATGCCTGGCCTGTGTTCCAGGAGGCATGACAGCCATGAGGACACACATGAGATTGACCTATGGGATTCAG GGGACGATATGCAATGATGCGTTGATGACCTGTTGCTGTGGATTCTTTGAGATGTGCAGGATGGCCCGTGAAATTCGCATCAGGAATGGGGACGTTTGA
- the LOC106605121 gene encoding protein OSCP1 isoform X1, which produces MSSRTLPLLFINLGGEMLYILDQRLSAQNIPADKAKKADWIEDDRRRVMNDIITTMFNKKFLEELFKPQELYSKKTLRTVFDRLAHASIMRLNQASMDKLYDLMTMAFKYQVLLCPRAKDILLVSFNHMDAIKDFVKDTPSILSQVDETYRQLIEMYTPLSSGEFQLIRQTLLIFFQDMHIRVSIFLKDKVQNSNGRFVLPISGPVPHGTHIPGLIRMFSCNGEEVKRLQFRNGGNYTGVLREGSFEMFGERVIKLGTNMYSVSRPVETHMSGASKNSAQQKSINTAPNPLAKEELNMLARLMGGMEVQKPGNADSGFRVNLFATDEEEEEALISRPDEFSYDVIKIQATKNHEANAELVKIMGDFTEEADEPCPLSASSKGNDLLAMMDGL; this is translated from the exons ATGTCTTCGAGGACGCTACCCCTGCTTTTTATTAATCTCGGTGGAGAAATGCTCTACATTTTGGATCAACGCCTAAGCGCTCAGAATATTCCAGCTGACAAAGCCAAGAAAG CTGATTGGATAGAGGATGACAGAAGGAGAG TTATGaatgacatcatcaccaccatgttCAATAAAAAGTTTTTGGAGGAGCTGTTCAAGCCACAGGAGCTGTACTCCAAGAAGACCCTCCGGACCGTGTTTGACCGACTGGCCCATGCCTCCATCATGAGACTCAACCAGGCCAGCATGGACAAG CTGTATGACTTGATGACCATGGCCTTCAAGTACCAGGTGCTCCTCTGCCCGCGGGCCAAAGATATCCTCCTTGTGTCCTTCAACCATATGGATGCCATCAAGGATTTTGTGAAGGACACCCCAAGCATTCTCAGCCAGGTTGACGAGACATACAGACAGCTCATAGAG ATGTACACACCCTTGTCTAGTGGCGAATTTCAGCTCATCCGGCAAACGCTCCTCATCTTCTTTCAAGACATGCACATAAGG GTGTCCATCTTCCTCAAAGACAAAGTGCAGAATTCCAACGGACGTTTTGTCCTCCCGATCTCGGGTCCTGTGCCCCACGGAACACACATCCCAGGACTTATCAG AATGTTCAGCTGCAATGGCGAAGAGGTGAAGAGACTGCAGTTCCGTAACGGTGGGAACTACACCGGTGTTCTCCGCGAGGGCTCCTTTGAGATGTTTGGAGAGAGGGTCATCAAGCTGGGCACTAACAT GTACAGTGTAAGCCGTCCGGTAGAAACACACATGTCAGGGGCATCCAAAAACTCTGCACAGCAAAAGTCG ATCAACACAGCTCCAAACCCCCTGGCCAAAGAGGAGCTGAACATGTTGGCCAGGTTAATGGGGGGTATGGAAGTCCAGAAACCAGGAAATGCAGACAGTGGCTTCCGAGTCAACCTCTTTGCCACAGATGAGGAAGAAGA ggaGGCCTTGATATCGAGACCAGACGAGTTTTCATATGACGTCATAAAAATCCAAGCGACTAAG AACCATGAAGCCAATGCAGAGCTGGTCAAGATCATGGGGGACTTCACGGAGGAGGCTGATGAGCCGTGCCCATTGAGTGCCAGCAGTAAAGGGAATGACCTTCTTGCCATGATGGACGGGCTGTGA